A stretch of Campylobacter showae DNA encodes these proteins:
- a CDS encoding DNA-directed RNA polymerase subunit omega, which translates to MRSEEVAAKALKLVGDDRYMLALAVAKRAEALAGGAKSLLDIDVTKMKFADIALREIAEGKIALEGIVEAAK; encoded by the coding sequence ATGAGATCTGAAGAAGTAGCGGCAAAGGCTCTAAAACTCGTCGGAGACGATAGATATATGCTGGCTCTAGCGGTAGCTAAAAGAGCTGAGGCTCTAGCCGGCGGCGCAAAAAGCCTACTTGATATCGACGTTACTAAGATGAAATTTGCCGATATCGCCCTACGCGAGATAGCTGAGGGCAAGATAGCTTTAGAGGGCATAGTTGAAGCAGCTAAATAG
- a CDS encoding RelA/SpoT family protein, which yields MKQLNSGFLLEQLIDDITACKDVAQARQLLSELINFTPNLECAIECCVISHAGQFRKSGEPYAIHPILVACIVAHMGGDEDMIIAALLHDVVEDTDRSIESVREDFGEEVAKLVEGLTKIVAIREDKLASSESNERLAASAMTFRKMLLISIEDVRVLVVKLCDRLHNMLTLQALRPEKQKRIAEETLMVYAPIAHRLGISSIKNVLEDLSFKYALPEEYKKIDDYLTEHKQQLVLKLNAFTDKIFQILLKNGFSENDFEIQKRIKHHYSIYLKMQRKGISIEEVLDLLAARVLVKEPQDCYLVLGNLHINFNPLISRFKDYVALPKQNGYQTIHTTIFDNKSIFEVQIRTFDMHKTAEYGVAAHWKYKSGGFLNPKLDWLSDISGIENGMEEASENPEELYEYAKDSLYVEDVAVYSPKGDIFTLPRGATALDYAYEIHTHVGLHAKEAYVNRVRVPLLTELKNGDIVSIVTGDEPKYRCSWLGSVKTGKARATIRSYCKQKIRDINNMVAIEILSGIFAVPSQTIEQWLETENLTKKIFRAAFDSVYLQDVVNALKKYVKRDRPFAIAMTDKYNVKKQKFENIVIYSNHKINSIEFDYCCNPKRGDDIVGFRNYHHVTVHHKLCERFMKLAEEKNEMIFVKWTRVAPHRFKIILSLENRRGSLAEFLTYMAKMQIDLVTISLTETREATADFFELTIELGENLNVNEIKERLRDRYKIIDFVSLDDAYGH from the coding sequence TTGAAGCAGCTAAATAGCGGATTTTTACTAGAACAATTAATCGACGATATAACCGCTTGCAAGGACGTCGCTCAGGCGAGACAACTACTTAGCGAGCTGATAAATTTTACGCCGAATTTAGAGTGCGCGATCGAATGTTGCGTTATCTCGCATGCGGGGCAGTTTAGAAAAAGCGGCGAACCGTACGCAATACACCCTATCCTAGTGGCCTGCATCGTGGCGCACATGGGCGGAGACGAGGATATGATTATTGCCGCCTTGCTTCACGATGTGGTCGAGGATACGGATAGATCGATCGAGAGTGTGCGAGAGGACTTTGGCGAAGAGGTCGCAAAGCTAGTCGAGGGGCTAACCAAAATCGTAGCCATCAGAGAGGATAAGCTCGCAAGCTCGGAGTCAAACGAGCGTCTAGCGGCGTCAGCTATGACATTTCGCAAGATGCTACTAATCTCCATCGAGGACGTGAGAGTGCTCGTGGTAAAGCTCTGTGATAGACTGCACAATATGCTCACGCTACAAGCTTTGCGTCCTGAAAAGCAAAAACGAATAGCCGAAGAGACGCTTATGGTTTATGCTCCGATCGCGCATAGGCTGGGCATTTCGTCGATAAAAAACGTGCTTGAGGATCTTAGCTTTAAGTATGCTTTGCCCGAAGAGTACAAAAAAATCGACGACTACTTAACCGAGCACAAACAGCAGCTCGTACTAAAGCTAAACGCATTTACCGATAAAATTTTTCAAATTTTACTTAAAAACGGTTTTAGCGAAAACGACTTTGAGATACAAAAGCGCATCAAGCACCACTACTCGATCTACTTAAAAATGCAGCGAAAAGGCATCTCGATCGAGGAGGTGCTAGACCTGCTAGCTGCGCGCGTACTGGTTAAAGAGCCGCAGGATTGCTATTTAGTGCTTGGAAATTTACATATAAATTTTAATCCCTTAATCTCGCGTTTCAAAGACTACGTCGCGCTTCCGAAGCAAAACGGCTACCAGACGATACACACTACGATATTTGACAATAAAAGCATCTTTGAGGTTCAAATTCGCACCTTTGACATGCACAAGACCGCAGAATACGGCGTCGCAGCGCACTGGAAATACAAAAGCGGCGGTTTTTTAAATCCCAAACTAGACTGGCTAAGCGACATCAGCGGCATAGAAAACGGCATGGAGGAAGCGAGCGAAAACCCGGAGGAGCTCTACGAATACGCAAAAGACAGCCTCTACGTCGAGGATGTCGCGGTTTATTCGCCAAAGGGCGATATATTCACGCTTCCGCGCGGCGCTACGGCACTTGACTACGCTTACGAGATACACACGCACGTAGGCTTGCACGCCAAAGAAGCCTACGTAAACCGCGTGCGCGTGCCGCTACTAACGGAGCTAAAAAACGGCGATATCGTTAGCATCGTGACGGGAGATGAGCCAAAATACCGCTGTTCGTGGCTGGGCAGCGTAAAAACGGGCAAAGCTAGAGCCACGATCCGATCGTACTGCAAGCAAAAGATAAGAGATATAAACAACATGGTCGCGATCGAAATTTTAAGCGGCATCTTTGCCGTGCCTTCTCAAACTATCGAGCAGTGGCTAGAGACTGAAAATTTGACCAAGAAAATTTTTAGAGCCGCGTTTGATTCAGTTTACCTGCAGGACGTGGTAAACGCGCTAAAAAAATACGTAAAAAGAGACCGTCCGTTTGCCATCGCGATGACGGACAAATACAACGTCAAAAAGCAAAAATTTGAAAACATCGTGATTTACTCGAACCACAAGATAAACAGCATTGAGTTTGATTATTGCTGTAATCCAAAGCGCGGCGACGATATCGTGGGATTTAGAAACTATCACCACGTCACAGTCCACCACAAGCTTTGCGAGCGGTTTATGAAGCTAGCCGAAGAAAAAAACGAGATGATTTTCGTCAAATGGACGCGAGTCGCTCCTCATAGATTTAAGATCATATTAAGCCTAGAAAACAGACGCGGGTCGCTTGCGGAGTTTTTGACGTATATGGCGAAAATGCAGATTGATCTCGTAACTATCAGCCTCACCGAAACTAGAGAGGCAACGGCGGACTTTTTCGAGCTGACGATCGAGCTTGGCGAAAATTTGAACGTGAACGAGATAAAGGAGCGACTAAGAGATCGCTACAAGATCATCGACTTCGTGTCGCTTGACGACGCATACGGACATTAA
- the tyrS gene encoding tyrosine--tRNA ligase: MGENLSKIMSDIKKGVAEMIDEERIENLVKNYYEKGENFYVKAGFDPTAPDLHLGHTVVLQKMALLQKHGAIVQFLIGDFTGQIGDPSGKSQTRKKLDRETVVANAKTYEEQVFKILDPQKTKLMFNSKWLNELGAAGIVELTSTFAVARMLERDDFEKRYKSGASISISEFLYPLLQGYDSVAMKCDIEMGGTDQKFNLLMGRTLQRVYNVGKEQAVIMMPLLEGLDGVNKMSKSLGNYIGVTDEPNDMFAKVLSVSDELMWRWYELLSEKSTEEIANLKADVASGKAHPKAVKEALALEITARYNGEAAAKEAKAEFDRVHSQNLIPTEMDEFELSAPVWIVQALTHCGLCASSSQARRDIAANAVSLNQEKIADEQLKLGAGEYVLQVGKRKFAKLKVT; this comes from the coding sequence ATGGGCGAAAATTTGAGCAAAATAATGAGCGATATAAAAAAGGGCGTCGCCGAGATGATAGACGAGGAGCGCATCGAAAATTTAGTAAAAAACTACTATGAAAAGGGCGAAAATTTCTACGTTAAGGCAGGCTTTGACCCGACGGCTCCCGATTTGCACCTAGGTCACACCGTAGTGCTTCAAAAGATGGCTCTTTTACAAAAGCACGGAGCGATAGTGCAGTTTTTGATAGGCGATTTCACGGGGCAAATCGGCGATCCAAGCGGCAAAAGCCAGACGCGAAAAAAGCTAGACCGCGAGACCGTGGTGGCAAATGCTAAAACCTACGAGGAGCAGGTTTTTAAAATCCTAGACCCGCAAAAAACGAAGTTGATGTTTAACTCCAAGTGGCTAAACGAGCTGGGAGCCGCGGGCATCGTGGAGCTAACTAGCACCTTTGCCGTGGCTAGGATGCTTGAGCGCGATGATTTTGAAAAAAGATATAAAAGCGGAGCCTCGATTTCGATTAGCGAGTTTTTATATCCGCTGCTTCAGGGCTACGACAGCGTCGCGATGAAGTGCGATATCGAGATGGGCGGCACGGATCAGAAATTTAACCTTTTAATGGGGCGAACCTTGCAGCGAGTTTACAACGTCGGCAAGGAACAAGCCGTCATAATGATGCCGCTTTTAGAGGGGCTTGACGGCGTAAATAAAATGAGTAAGAGCTTAGGCAACTACATAGGCGTGACCGACGAGCCAAACGATATGTTTGCTAAAGTTTTGAGCGTGAGCGACGAGCTGATGTGGCGCTGGTACGAGCTTCTAAGCGAAAAAAGCACGGAAGAAATCGCAAATTTAAAAGCAGACGTAGCTAGCGGCAAAGCTCACCCAAAAGCCGTAAAAGAGGCTCTCGCGCTAGAAATCACGGCTAGATATAATGGCGAAGCGGCGGCAAAAGAGGCGAAGGCTGAATTTGACCGCGTGCACTCGCAAAATTTGATCCCGACCGAGATGGACGAGTTTGAGCTCTCGGCTCCTGTTTGGATCGTGCAGGCGCTCACTCACTGCGGACTATGCGCTAGCAGCTCTCAGGCGCGCCGAGACATCGCGGCAAACGCCGTCAGTCTAAATCAAGAAAAGATTGCCGACGAGCAGCTAAAGCTGGGCGCTGGCGAATACGTCTTGCAGGTCGGCAAGCGTAAATTTGCAAAACTAAAGGTAACCTGA
- a CDS encoding nitronate monooxygenase, producing MQPVKIGKYDIKYPIIQGGMGLGISWDRLAGNVSLEGGLGVISSVGTGYYEGRKYITKELNAKPYGSGNFYSREGLKAVIDNARKICGDRPLGVNILYASNDYERIVKDACDHGINVIITGAGLPTNLPEFTVDYPDVALVPIVSSAKALKIICKRWQGRYGRLPDAVVLEGPLSGGHQGFTYEQCIDPAYSLENLITPVSEEIKQWGDFPLFAAGGIWDKNDIDRAISLGANGVQMGTRFIGTHECDASEEFKQVLLAAKKEDIELIKSPVGYPARGVRTNLINLVDKRQGPKISCVSNCVSPCQRGKEAKEVGYCIADRLYDAFEGRKETGLFFTGANGYRLNEIISVKELFEKLINGEDS from the coding sequence ATGCAACCCGTAAAAATCGGAAAATACGATATAAAATACCCGATAATCCAAGGCGGAATGGGGCTTGGTATCAGTTGGGATAGACTCGCCGGAAACGTCAGCCTAGAAGGTGGCCTAGGCGTCATAAGCTCGGTAGGAACGGGCTACTACGAAGGACGAAAATACATCACCAAAGAGCTAAACGCCAAGCCGTACGGCAGCGGAAATTTCTACTCGCGAGAGGGGCTAAAAGCCGTCATTGATAACGCGCGTAAAATTTGCGGCGACAGGCCTCTTGGGGTAAATATCCTATACGCAAGCAACGACTACGAACGCATCGTAAAAGACGCCTGCGACCACGGCATAAACGTGATCATCACGGGCGCGGGGCTACCTACGAATCTGCCTGAATTTACCGTAGATTACCCGGACGTGGCTTTGGTGCCTATCGTGTCCTCGGCAAAGGCGCTAAAAATCATCTGCAAACGTTGGCAGGGGCGCTACGGTAGGCTTCCAGACGCGGTGGTGCTCGAGGGGCCTCTTAGCGGCGGGCACCAGGGATTTACCTACGAGCAGTGTATCGATCCCGCGTACAGCCTGGAAAATTTGATAACGCCAGTTAGCGAAGAGATAAAGCAGTGGGGCGATTTTCCGCTATTTGCCGCGGGCGGCATCTGGGATAAAAACGACATCGATAGGGCTATTTCGCTTGGCGCAAACGGCGTGCAGATGGGCACTCGCTTTATCGGTACGCACGAGTGCGACGCTAGCGAAGAGTTTAAGCAGGTACTCCTTGCGGCTAAAAAAGAGGACATCGAGCTAATCAAAAGCCCCGTAGGCTACCCAGCGCGCGGCGTCAGGACAAATTTAATAAATCTAGTCGATAAACGCCAAGGGCCCAAAATCAGCTGCGTAAGCAACTGCGTAAGCCCGTGTCAGCGCGGCAAAGAGGCTAAAGAGGTAGGATACTGCATCGCGGATCGCCTCTACGACGCATTTGAGGGGCGCAAGGAGACGGGGCTGTTTTTCACGGGCGCAAACGGCTACAGGCTGAACGAGATAATAAGCGTGAAAGAACTATTTGAAAAACTGATAAATGGCGAAGATAGTTAA
- a CDS encoding N-acetylmuramoyl-L-alanine amidase family protein yields the protein MAKIVKLFLILLFFLNSAVCASALSSLDKFDKNFDSAANKEKIAMHQELRTLYVKSIMENNVNLRVQSLTRLIKSSKALGLDTKPYEKELASIPQSAKPSEEKPKQEIKQVKKEQQKQEPKQKEVKLSQLSSAPLAVQNTKTVKNQTLQLLEALDNDGNFELKFNRQLNGNDIKKTDLNQKGSYKTIYEFKGIWSGGKLQRFKNYLVDEIRISQFDEKIVRVVFVSQFEPNLKLRVDNQSLIFSKAKPTQSQNLTSQNSKQKNHQPSIKQELPKIAANSKSEITQIQQQKATQHQAQNQKLAQQKQEKVAAQTKTDAKKTQSTTEKDEQEIVLAPVKTAATKKTTSAKGKVVVLDAGHGGDDPGAINGSLKEKNIVLSIAQKAGKELQERGYKVYYTRSKDKFINLRDRTKYANDKAADLFISIHANAAPSKTKAATMRGIETFFLSPARSERSKNAAALENKSDIEEMNYFSKQTFLNFLNREKIIASNKLAIDVQREVLARAKSVSSKASDGGVREAPFWVLVGALMPAVLLEVGYITHPSEGDLINNSKYQDALAKGLADGIDVYFSNQQ from the coding sequence ATGGCGAAGATAGTTAAATTATTTTTAATACTTCTATTTTTTTTGAATAGCGCGGTTTGCGCAAGCGCTTTATCGAGTTTAGATAAATTCGATAAAAATTTTGATAGCGCAGCCAATAAAGAAAAGATCGCAATGCATCAAGAGCTAAGGACTCTTTACGTAAAATCCATAATGGAAAATAACGTAAATTTAAGAGTCCAAAGCCTAACTAGACTAATAAAAAGCTCAAAAGCCCTAGGGCTAGATACCAAACCGTATGAAAAAGAGCTCGCGAGCATACCGCAGTCTGCAAAGCCAAGCGAAGAAAAACCAAAACAAGAAATAAAGCAGGTCAAAAAAGAACAACAAAAACAAGAGCCGAAGCAAAAAGAAGTAAAGCTAAGTCAGCTTTCCTCCGCTCCGTTGGCCGTTCAAAATACTAAAACCGTCAAAAATCAAACTTTGCAGCTTCTAGAAGCTTTGGACAACGACGGAAATTTCGAGCTAAAATTTAACCGCCAGCTAAACGGCAATGATATTAAAAAAACCGACCTTAATCAAAAAGGTTCTTATAAAACGATTTATGAATTCAAAGGAATTTGGAGCGGCGGAAAACTGCAAAGATTTAAGAACTACTTGGTGGACGAGATCCGCATAAGTCAGTTTGACGAAAAAATCGTTAGGGTGGTATTCGTAAGTCAATTCGAGCCAAATTTAAAACTTAGAGTCGATAATCAGTCTTTAATTTTCTCAAAGGCTAAGCCCACGCAAAGCCAAAATTTAACGAGTCAAAACAGTAAACAAAAAAATCATCAACCGTCTATCAAGCAAGAGCTCCCCAAAATCGCTGCAAATTCGAAATCTGAAATAACTCAAATACAACAGCAAAAAGCAACTCAACACCAAGCTCAAAATCAAAAGCTCGCTCAGCAAAAGCAAGAAAAAGTTGCCGCGCAGACCAAGACGGATGCTAAAAAAACCCAAAGCACCACCGAAAAGGATGAGCAAGAAATCGTGTTAGCACCGGTAAAAACGGCGGCCACTAAAAAAACCACAAGCGCTAAAGGCAAGGTTGTCGTCCTTGACGCAGGGCACGGCGGCGACGATCCGGGGGCTATAAACGGCTCTCTAAAAGAGAAAAACATCGTGCTAAGCATCGCGCAAAAGGCGGGCAAGGAGCTGCAAGAGCGCGGCTATAAGGTTTATTACACGCGTAGCAAGGATAAATTTATCAACCTTCGCGACCGCACGAAATACGCCAACGACAAAGCTGCTGACCTCTTTATCTCCATCCACGCAAACGCCGCGCCGAGCAAAACCAAGGCGGCGACTATGCGCGGCATAGAGACGTTTTTCCTCTCGCCGGCTCGTTCCGAGCGTAGCAAAAACGCCGCTGCCCTGGAAAACAAATCCGACATCGAGGAGATGAACTATTTTTCTAAGCAGACATTTTTAAATTTCCTTAACCGCGAGAAAATCATCGCCTCAAACAAGCTCGCCATCGACGTTCAGCGCGAAGTTTTAGCGCGAGCAAAATCAGTTAGTTCAAAGGCTTCCGACGGCGGCGTTCGCGAGGCGCCTTTTTGGGTGCTAGTGGGCGCACTGATGCCTGCGGTGCTGCTTGAGGTCGGCTACATCACTCACCCTAGCGAAGGCGATCTCATAAATAACTCAAAATACCAAGATGCCCTAGCCAAGGGGCTCGCGGACGGCATTGACGTCTATTTTTCAAACCAGCAATGA
- the mnmC gene encoding bifunctional tRNA (5-methylaminomethyl-2-thiouridine)(34)-methyltransferase MnmD/FAD-dependent 5-carboxymethylaminomethyl-2-thiouridine(34) oxidoreductase MnmC produces MKSARVVLNGGIPFSPEFDDIYFNADDPIGQSEYVFNSVFDEIWNKKSEFNVLETGFGAGLNFLCAFKRFKNTDKFLNFVSIEKTPISKNDLAKIYANFSELSNVSGELLEAYPPPIRGFHRLNLAPNVTLTLCFGDVAEVLDELSFNADAVFMDGFAPAKNEAMWSELVCAKIANLCALGASVCTYSASGALKRALQNSGFEVNLLKGYGKKREMLRAKFTGERQAENEIWFSRFDPAARIVPKTALVIGGGVAGCVCAFKLRKQGLKVTIAEKRGDIALNGSGNHCGILMPLITKPTVNLGRMHMNAFLQAARFYGQNLGAREIEFCGATDYAYEQKTLERFYEWREFDANNGVFELKFDNEPYASAFIFSGAKARPRKMCKAASAGIKTLLNCEFAGFETLEGGAVRAHFKDGQSIDADVLVLAIGSESMELFADYDIRLSSVRGQVTHIAPAILTSTPFSAKGYVCPPAQGVQVIGATYDRNLFLDEPRSSDDEKNLADVAEFLGDKFAKNEWLNLNGARELNLTIGPDGDAENTDRLEVNKGGVNLSKSMDLPAKTADGPAQTNSASNLTAPKNNSNIAAQIPQNIRIVGSKVGYRSYSGDRFPLIGRLYDEDFYKDAYKSLLWTKGKSNPRPKYVPNVYVSTAHGSRGLCTAVLGAELICDLVFDRPLCIEKSLFDELHLARFLVRKLKKGLK; encoded by the coding sequence ATGAAAAGCGCGCGAGTCGTTTTAAATGGCGGCATCCCGTTTAGCCCCGAATTTGACGACATTTACTTTAACGCAGACGACCCTATCGGCCAGAGCGAGTATGTTTTTAACTCCGTTTTTGACGAAATTTGGAACAAAAAGAGCGAATTCAACGTGCTTGAGACGGGATTTGGCGCAGGGTTAAATTTCCTCTGCGCTTTTAAAAGATTTAAAAATACGGATAAATTTTTAAATTTCGTCAGTATCGAAAAAACGCCGATCTCCAAAAATGATCTGGCTAAAATTTACGCGAATTTTAGCGAGCTATCGAACGTTTCGGGCGAGCTTTTGGAGGCCTACCCGCCTCCTATTCGCGGATTTCATAGATTAAATTTAGCTCCAAACGTCACGCTTACGCTGTGCTTTGGCGACGTGGCCGAGGTTTTGGACGAGCTTAGTTTTAATGCGGACGCCGTTTTTATGGATGGCTTTGCTCCCGCTAAAAACGAAGCGATGTGGAGCGAGCTGGTTTGCGCTAAAATCGCAAATTTATGCGCTTTGGGCGCTAGCGTTTGTACGTATTCGGCCTCGGGCGCGTTAAAAAGAGCCCTGCAAAATAGCGGCTTTGAGGTAAATTTACTAAAAGGCTACGGCAAAAAGCGAGAGATGTTGCGCGCTAAATTTACCGGTGAGCGGCAAGCTGAGAATGAAATTTGGTTTAGCAGATTTGATCCCGCCGCCAGGATCGTTCCAAAGACGGCGCTAGTGATCGGCGGCGGCGTGGCTGGCTGCGTTTGCGCGTTTAAGTTGCGCAAGCAAGGTTTAAAGGTCACGATCGCCGAAAAGCGCGGCGACATCGCGCTAAACGGCTCTGGAAATCACTGCGGGATTTTGATGCCGCTTATCACGAAACCAACCGTAAATTTAGGCCGCATGCATATGAACGCCTTTTTGCAGGCAGCGCGCTTTTACGGCCAAAACCTCGGCGCCCGGGAGATAGAGTTTTGCGGCGCGACGGACTACGCATACGAGCAAAAGACGCTAGAGCGCTTTTACGAGTGGCGCGAATTTGACGCGAACAACGGCGTTTTTGAGCTAAAATTTGATAACGAGCCCTATGCTAGCGCGTTTATATTTAGCGGCGCAAAAGCTCGCCCTAGAAAGATGTGCAAGGCGGCAAGCGCGGGTATAAAAACGCTTTTAAACTGCGAATTTGCGGGCTTTGAGACGCTTGAGGGCGGCGCGGTTAGGGCTCATTTTAAGGATGGGCAAAGCATCGACGCCGACGTGCTCGTGCTTGCTATCGGTAGCGAGAGTATGGAACTTTTTGCGGACTACGACATCAGGCTTAGCTCCGTGCGCGGCCAGGTCACGCATATCGCGCCCGCCATTTTGACGTCTACGCCTTTTAGCGCCAAAGGCTATGTTTGTCCGCCTGCCCAAGGCGTGCAGGTGATCGGTGCGACTTACGACAGAAATCTTTTTTTAGACGAGCCGCGTTCTAGCGACGACGAGAAAAATTTGGCCGACGTCGCAGAGTTTTTAGGCGACAAATTTGCAAAAAACGAGTGGCTAAATTTAAACGGAGCGCGGGAGCTAAATTTGACTATCGGCCCAGACGGCGATGCTGAAAATACGGATCGCTTGGAGGTGAACAAGGGCGGCGTAAATTTAAGCAAAAGCATGGATTTGCCGGCTAAAACCGCAGATGGCCCGGCACAGACGAATAGTGCGTCAAATTTGACCGCGCCTAAAAATAACTCAAACATCGCGGCTCAAATACCGCAAAATATCCGAATAGTCGGCTCAAAAGTCGGCTACCGCAGCTATAGCGGCGACCGTTTTCCGCTCATCGGACGGCTTTATGATGAGGATTTTTATAAAGATGCTTACAAGTCGCTGCTTTGGACTAAGGGCAAGTCTAATCCGCGTCCAAAATACGTACCAAACGTCTACGTTAGCACCGCTCACGGCTCGCGTGGGCTTTGTACGGCCGTGCTTGGCGCCGAGCTCATCTGCGACCTCGTTTTTGACCGCCCGCTTTGTATAGAAAAATCGCTTTTTGACGAGCTTCACTTGGCGAGATTTCTCGTTAGGAAACTTAAAAAAGGGCTGAAGTAA
- a CDS encoding DUF937 domain-containing protein: MDILKLLLGNSGGMLDAMSQKSGLSTNDVEAVISKVAPIFMQRANENFKSDADSSNFLEMIRRSNLGEMANAPQNISVAEGNELLGVLTGSKENSRALASDVGSQLGISADSIKTLLPMIAPMIAGMLNNQLKASNLQDSADSGSMMSMLTQFLDQNKDGSIVDDIFRIAGDFFGKK; this comes from the coding sequence ATGGATATACTAAAGCTGCTTTTGGGCAACTCCGGCGGTATGTTAGATGCGATGTCGCAAAAAAGCGGACTGAGCACAAACGACGTAGAGGCCGTGATTTCTAAGGTCGCGCCGATTTTCATGCAAAGAGCCAACGAGAATTTTAAATCTGACGCCGATTCGTCAAATTTCCTCGAGATGATCCGCCGCTCAAACCTTGGCGAGATGGCTAACGCCCCGCAAAACATCAGCGTCGCCGAAGGCAACGAGCTGCTAGGCGTACTAACGGGCTCTAAAGAAAACAGCAGGGCTCTAGCTAGCGACGTAGGCTCGCAGCTAGGCATCAGCGCAGACTCTATCAAGACTCTACTACCGATGATCGCGCCGATGATCGCGGGCATGCTAAACAATCAGCTCAAAGCATCAAATTTGCAAGACTCTGCAGATAGCGGCTCTATGATGTCGATGCTCACGCAGTTTTTAGATCAGAACAAAGACGGCTCGATCGTAGATGATATTTTTAGGATCGCAGGCGACTTTTTCGGTAAAAAATAG
- the ppa gene encoding inorganic diphosphatase, translating to MDVSKIKAGSNPDKINAVIEIPYGSNIKYEIDKDSGAVVVDRVLYSAMFYPANYGFVPNTLAADGDPADILVLNEYPLQAGSVIPCRLIGVLVMEDEAGMDEKLLAVPVTKIDPRFDAIKSYKDLPEATLNKIKNFFETYKILEPNKWVKVKEFKDANAAKEILDAAIKNYK from the coding sequence ATGGACGTTTCAAAAATCAAAGCAGGTTCAAACCCGGACAAAATCAACGCCGTGATCGAGATCCCGTACGGCTCGAACATCAAATACGAAATCGACAAAGATAGCGGCGCGGTCGTAGTCGATCGCGTGCTCTACTCGGCGATGTTCTACCCGGCAAACTACGGCTTCGTGCCAAACACGCTCGCAGCAGACGGCGATCCTGCCGATATCTTGGTGCTAAACGAATACCCTCTGCAAGCAGGTAGCGTGATCCCGTGCCGCCTCATCGGCGTGCTCGTGATGGAGGATGAAGCAGGCATGGACGAGAAACTACTAGCCGTACCGGTTACCAAGATCGATCCGCGATTTGACGCGATCAAAAGCTACAAAGACCTACCTGAGGCCACGCTAAATAAGATTAAAAATTTCTTTGAAACTTATAAAATTTTAGAGCCTAACAAATGGGTCAAGGTTAAAGAATTTAAAGATGCAAACGCCGCAAAAGAGATCCTGGACGCGGCGATCAAAAACTACAAATAA
- a CDS encoding YgiW/YdeI family stress tolerance OB fold protein produces the protein MFKKIVLSAALTSAMFAAGGFTSSNVQSAANQGGFVGKGAMSASTVKQALALPDDARVVLEGKIVSEFRPEHYQFVDKNGDTIEVEIDHKDWRGVTVDENTPVRIYGEVDKDFMKTSIDVKSIEIIK, from the coding sequence ATGTTTAAGAAAATAGTTTTATCAGCAGCCCTTACTAGTGCGATGTTTGCAGCAGGTGGGTTTACAAGCTCAAACGTGCAAAGCGCAGCAAATCAAGGCGGCTTCGTCGGCAAGGGCGCCATGAGTGCAAGCACGGTAAAACAAGCCCTAGCGCTACCGGATGACGCTCGCGTCGTGCTTGAGGGCAAGATCGTCTCCGAGTTTCGCCCTGAGCACTACCAATTCGTCGATAAAAACGGTGACACCATCGAAGTCGAGATCGACCACAAGGACTGGAGAGGCGTAACTGTCGATGAAAATACGCCCGTACGCATCTACGGTGAGGTCGATAAGGACTTTATGAAAACCTCTATCGACGTGAAAAGTATCGAAATAATCAAATAA
- a CDS encoding adenylate kinase: MKKLFLIIGAPGSGKTTDASLIAQEDAKFAHFSTGDLLRAEVASGSELGKLIDGFISKGNLVPLDVVVNAIVSAIKSSEKSNVIIDGYPRSVEQMTELDKVLAAQNEIALKGVIEVDVSEAVARERVLGRARGADDNNEVFNNRMKVYLEPIEAIRKFYKEKGLLHVVNGERAIEPIVADVKALVNSL; this comes from the coding sequence ATGAAAAAACTATTTTTAATCATCGGCGCTCCAGGCTCCGGCAAAACCACCGACGCATCTCTAATCGCGCAAGAAGATGCTAAATTTGCGCACTTCTCAACGGGCGATCTGCTACGCGCAGAGGTTGCTAGCGGCTCAGAGCTAGGCAAGCTAATCGACGGTTTCATCTCAAAAGGCAACCTGGTCCCGCTTGACGTCGTCGTAAACGCGATCGTCTCAGCGATCAAAAGCTCGGAAAAATCAAACGTCATCATCGACGGCTATCCGCGTAGCGTCGAGCAGATGACCGAGCTAGATAAGGTGCTAGCCGCGCAAAACGAGATCGCGTTAAAAGGCGTGATCGAAGTGGACGTTAGCGAAGCCGTTGCACGCGAGAGAGTACTAGGACGAGCGCGCGGAGCCGACGACAACAACGAGGTTTTCAACAACCGCATGAAGGTTTATTTGGAGCCGATCGAGGCGATACGTAAATTTTACAAAGAAAAAGGCCTACTTCACGTCGTAAACGGCGAGCGTGCGATCGAGCCTATCGTGGCCGACGTCAAAGCTCTCGTAAATAGCCTATAA